AACCTTGCGCGGCTCCGTACAAGTACACGTTCGTCAGGAAGAAATACAGAACCAGCACGCCTGCCGTCCACCCGAGCTTGCGCTTGAAGGGGACGTGGCCCTCCGGACGCCGTACGGACGGCATCCGCGTGAGGACTGGTTCTGCAGCCTCTTTCCAACTCATATATCCCAACTCATCGCTTGGGGGCTTGTAGGTGCTTCGCTTTGATTGCCGTGTCGGCCGTGCGAAGTGAGTGAACGGCAAGCGAATTGCTGTGCCAACAGCGGCCACACGAAACAATCGACAGCACCGCAGCTACCCACAGAAAAAGAAACGGAAAACGAAAAGACCGCGTTACTCCTCGTCGTCCGAGTCGTCTTCGTCGTCTTCTGCTGCTTCCTCACCGCGCTCGCTGAGGACGGCTTCGCCGCCGTTCTCTTCGAGTACCTCGACCGCGCTGGCCGAGAAGGCGTCCGCGACGATTTCGAGTTCGTTGTGGAGTTGGTTCGCGCCGAGAACCTTCACGGCGTCGGCGTCCCAGGCGTCCTCGACGATTTCGCGTACGTCGATTCGGTAGCCGCCGTCGGTCTCCTCGGCGAGGTCGTCTGCGGCGTACAGTGCCGCGTCCTCGTCGAGCTTCTGGAGATCGACGGTCAGGACTTCGTCCTGCACCTTCTCCGGGCGCTTGAACCCGTGTTTGCCCAGCGGTTCGTAGTTGTGGAACTCGTGTTTGGCGCGTCCCGCGCGTCCGCGACCGCCGCGGTGACCGGCACCGCGCCGGTTCTTGTGACTACCGCCGCCGTGCGTGCGAGAGCCGCGCTGTCGTCGTTTCTTGTCCGTCATGGTTATCGCATCGCCTTCAGGAGCGAATCGATTTGCTCGGTGTCGTGCTTACCGATTTCGCCACCCTCTTGGACGGGGTGTTTCTGTCCGTCGTGGCCGCCACGTGGCGGGTGAAGTCGCAGCACCGGGGAGAGACCCTGCTCGCGCAGCGTCGTCTCCTCGTCGAGTAGTGCCGACGCGAGGTCGGCGATGTCGTCGTAGTCGGTGTTGTCCGCGACCCACTCGTCGTCCACGTTCTCCGAGCCTTCGAGCGGTTCGGCACGCTTTGCGACGAGCGTCTCCAGTACGTCCTGGCTCGGCTCGCCGTAGGCGGTGTAGTCGTTGACCTTGGTAATCATTCCGCGGTAGGTATCCTCGTCGGGGACCAGCGCGCAGTGATTGACCTTGTGGATGTTGAGCATCTCCAAGGTGTCCTTGGTCGTCTGAGCCATATCGACCTCGCCGCGAAGTTGGACGACTGCCTTCATCAGTCGGCCACCTCCTCGGGGTCGAGTCGCTGGCTACGCGGGCCACGCGCCTGTGCGGCGTTGTCCAAGGCGTTGTACGTCGCCTTGGCGAGGTTGAGCGTGGTCCGGGTGTTGCCGTGGCTCTTGGTCCAAGCGTTTTCGACGCCGCCCAGTTCCAGAATCTTGCGGACGGTGTCGGTCGCCGCGAGACCGAGGCCGGTCGGTGCCGGAATCAGTTCGACTTCGACACTGCCAGCCTTGCCTTCGGTCTTGCGGGCCAGCGAGTGCGGTCGTTCGCTTCGGTCTTCCCACGACCCACTGCCGCGGTTCACGCTGATCATGTTGAGCTTGGCGATGTCGATAGCCTTCTGAATCGCCCCGCCAACTTGGTCGTCGCGGCCTTCGGCGTAGCCGACGTAACCGTCGCGGTTGCCGATGGCGACGACGCAGCGGAACTTCACGCGGCGGCCGGAGTCGGTCATGCGCTGGACCATGTTGATGTCCAGCACTTCGTCTTCAATTCCCGGAAGGAGTTGATCGACGAGTTCCGGCTCCTTCAGCGGGAGTCCGGAGTTGAGGGCGTCTTCCATCGTGTCGATTTCGCCCTCGGCGACCTTGCGGCCGAGACGGGTCTGGGGTTCCCAGCCGTTATGATTTGCACACATACGTTAGTCCTCCATGAGGTTCTCTCGCACTTCGTCGAAGTGCTCGGGTAGTTCGGTGGCGTCGAAGTCTCCGCTGTACAGCGACTCGTCGAGCTGTTCTGCGTACTCGGCGATGTGCTCGCCGCGGTTGCGCGACCAGTCTGCGAGCACGCTGTCGTTGTGCGGAATTTCGAGGCCAGCGTCGATTGCGCCTTCCTGTACTGCGAACACCTTGCTACCGGGCGTTGCGGTGTTCAGGCCGATGTCGAGGACTGCTTCCTCGTATCCGGCGTCGAGTGCGCGTTGACCGAGCAGGAGGCCGGTCAGGTACGCGCTCGGCAGGTTGCCCGTCGGGGCTTCCCAGCCATACTCTTCGAGGTCTCCGGAGTACGCGGCCGCGACCGTGTCGTCACCGTCGGGGGCCATCGTGACCAGCTGCGCCCTGGTGTGCTGGTTGCTCTTGCGAGCGACCAGACGCGGCTTGCCCGATTTCAGCAGGCGCAACCTCTGATGGTAGTCAGTCCGGACCTCGCGCCGACGTCGCATCGGCACCGTGTATCGTGGTCCTGTTGCCATTGTTAGTAGTTACTCTCGATGTAGTTGAGCAGGTAGCGGACGCTGCGGAACTCTCCACCCTTGGCCTTGTCGTAGAGGTCGCGGTACTGCGAACTCGTGATTTCGCCTTCGGCGCGGAGTTCCTTGAGCTTCCGCCGCTGTGCTCGGATCGTCTTTTCCCACTGTTCTTTCTTGTCCTGTCGGCCGCCCGCTTTGCCGCGGCGCGAACCGGGGCCGGTCTGGTGACCGTAGTCCCGCTTCGCCTGCCGCTCGCGTGCGCGGCCTCGGGAGTTGCCCTTCTTGTCCTTGGCCTTGATCGACCCTTCGTCTACGAGTTCGCGGATGTCCTCGCGGGTAATCGCTTCCACGATGGACCCCTGCGCTTCTGGGTCGAACCAGACGCGGTTCTGCCCGACGTCCAACACGTCGGCAGCGAGTCGCTTCTGTGCAGATAGGTCGCTCATTGGTCAACCTCCACTTCGACGTAGGTCGGGTTGAGAACGCGAATGTCGCGCTCTTCTGCTTCCTCTTCGATGCGCTCGCGCTTACGAGAGCCGACTTTCGAGGCGATGCGGACCGCTTCCGTGTCGCCATCGACGCCTTCGAGGTCGTCCACATTGTGGACGTACACTTCTTCGAAGCCGCTCGGGTGCTTGCCGCGCACCTCGGTCGGCGTTCGGAAGCCAGCCTCGACCTTCGGGCCTTTGCCCTTGATGCCACGGCGCTGCTTGCTCAGCTTGCCGCGGGGGCGTCGCCACGAGGTCGGCGTGCGCTTCTTCTTGTGGTAGTCCTGCCGGTTGAACTGCGGCTTGCCCACGCGCTTTCGCTCGTTGAGCAGGCGCTCTTCGTTCTCCGAGAGGTCCGGCGTCTTCTCGACCAGCCCGCGTGGCTGGAGTTCGGTCTCGACGTCTTCGGCCGGTTCTTCCTCGGCCTCTTCCGTCTCGTCCTCTTCGATTTCTGCCTCGGTGTCCTCTTCGACTTCGAGTCCACCGACGTCGGCCTTGATACGCGCGGCGAGCGCGTTGCCGATACCTTCGACGTCCGCGAGGTCGTCTTGGTCGGCGGCGGCGACGTCTTCGACGGACTCGAATCCGGCGTCTCGCAGTGCGTCGGCCTTGCTCGCGCCGACGCCGCTGATGTCTTCGAGTTCCTGTGGTTCGTCTGCCATGCGTTAGGCACCTCCCGTCGAGGGTTTCTCGGTGATGTACACGCCGTCCTGGAAGACGCGCGTGTCCTTGCCACTGACGCGGGTCAACTGCTCGATGTCGGCGGCCGTCTGGCCGACGTCTTCGATGTTGGGTCCGCTCAGGTGCAGCGTTTCGTCGTCCACGTTGACGTCGGTGTCACCGTGGATGTTGGTACGTCGAGCCGCCTTCTCACCGAGGAAGTTCTCGATGACGACTTCGTCGCCCTCGGCGCGGACCTGCATCGGGAAGTGAGAGTAGAAGACTTCCATCGTGTACTCCCAGCCCTCGGTCACGCCGTGGAACATGTTCGAAATGTGACTTTCGAACGTCCCGATGGTCGCGTTCGTCTTGGCGTCCTCGACGTCGCTCTCGATGACGATAACGCCGTCGTCCACACTCACCGACACGTCGGGGTACCAGAGTCGTCGCGTGACGCTTCCGTTCGGCCCTTCGACGGTCAAGTCGAGGTGGTCTACCTCGGCGCTTACGTCGTCCGGAATCTGTAGTTCTGTTCGTGCCATTGTTCTAGTAGACGTACGCGATGACTTGGCCACCGACGCCCTGGTCGCGGGCTTCGTAGTGGCTCATGACGCCGTGGCTGGTCGTGACGACGAGTGCCCCGTAGTCGCGGGCCGGGAGGAATCGCTTCTCCCACTTCTCGAAGTCGTCGGCACCCGCAGAGTAGCGGGGCTTGACGGCGCCACAGTCGTTTATCGCGCCCTTCAGTTCGACCTCGAACTCGCCAGCTTTGCCGTCGTCGACGAACTCGAAGCCGTCGATGTACCCTCGGTCGTAGAAGACTTCGAGTACGCTGCCGATTTCGTTCGAGGCGGGTTGTACCGTGTGGTCCAGGTGTCCGACGCTCTCGGCGTTGTCGATGCCCGACAGCGCGTTGGACAGCGGATCGTTTCCTGCCATAGTTATCGATACTTCTTGAAGCCCATGCTGCGGGCGATTTCTCGGAAGCACTGGCGACAGAGGTTGATGTCGTACTTGCCGACGAGCCCCTGTTTGCGGCCACAGCGCTGGCACTCTTCGAATTGGCCAGTGCGCTTGGCGGCGTGCTCGCCAGTCGCTTCGCTCTCGTTTTCGCTCTCGCTCATTCGTTGACCTCCACGTCGAAGTTCGCTTCGAGGAACGCGATGGCGTCCTCGGCGTTCAGCTTATGACCCGACGGAACCTGTCGCGTCACCTTATCGCGCTTCGAGATACGGTAGCCGGGGCGGACGAGGTTGACGGTGACGTCCAGCCCGTAGATACCGATGTTCGGGTCGTACTCCTGGCTCGGGAACTCCGTGTGTTCCTCGACGCCGAAGCTGAAGTTACCCGTCTCGTCGAACTGCTTAGCCGACACGTCGGCGACCGACAGTGCAGTCTGGAGGAACTCCTCGGCGTCCTCGTCGCGCAGGGTGACCTTCGCACCGATGGGGTCGCCCTGACGGATGCCGAACTCCGGCTTCGTGGACTTCGACAGCGTGCGGACGCTCTGCTGTCCGGTCACGCTTTCGAGGATGTCCTCTGCGTTCGCGAGTTCGCGGCCACCCTCGCCGACGCCCATGTGGACGACGACCTTCTCGATGGTGGGTTCGCGCATCTCGTGGAAGTCAGCTTCTGCTTCGCTCATTCGTCATCACCTGTGAAGTTCTCGTCGATGACGACGACGTACTCCTCGACGGTCTCGAACGTGTCGTCGTCGGTCTCGACGACGACGTTGTTCGAACCGCTGCCTGGCGTGACCTGAATGTCGGTGACTTCACCGATGTCGCCCGCGTGGGAACCGCGGACGGCGGTCACGAGGCTGCCCTCTTCGTACGGGAAGTGGGCGACGATTTCGTCGTCGTCGTTGCTGACGACGATGGAGTCTTTCGTGTCGTACTCGCTTCCGTCCTCGATGACCAGGTTCTGGCCGTCGTGGAGGTTGAGTTGCGTCTGGCCGCCTTCGACCAGCGTCTTGTTCTCGATCTTGGCCAGTTTGCTACCGGCGGCGTCTGCATCGACGGGGGTCAGCGCGAGCCGACCGCCCTCGTCGGGGAAGACGCGGTAGTACTCCTCGCGTTCGGTGAACGCGAGAATGTCGAACATCCCGATGGGTCGGGACTCGGAGACGCCTTCGACGCCGTTGACCAGCACGTTACCCTCGTCGAGAGCGTAGCGTGCTTCCTTCTTCGACTGGACGTACCCCAGCACGTCCCGAAGGACGATGAGGAGGGGGACGCCGTCTTCGCCGTGGGGGCCCGCGTCGGCCTTCACGGTGAAGGTCTCGGTCTTCCGTGCGACCGGCCAAGATTTCGGTACGGAGAGTCGTTTCTGGTGGTTGCTCATTCGTTCTCACCCTCAAGTCGCGCCTCGCGGCGGTCGTCTTCGAGGTCGAGTTCGGTCACGCGAAGGTTGCTCGCGTCGAGCGGGCGAAGCACTTCTTCGCCGTCTGCTTTCTCGACGGTGACATCTTCGACGAACACGACCTCGTCACGCAGGTCAACGCTCTCGACTTCGGCTTCTTCGCCTGCGAAGTCGCCGCGAAGGATTTCGACGGTGTCGCCCGCGTTGACGCGGACGCTCCGCTGGTCGTACTCCTCGCGGAGGTCGTCGGAAAGCGTCGAACTGACCTGCTTGTGCCGCTCGTGGAGCGAGGCGTTCGATTTCTGGTTTCGCTGTTTGCTCGGTTGTTCAGTCATACTATCATCGTCGCGGTACTCGCGATACTTCCGAACCGCTCTGCGACCTCCCGCGCGATGGGACCCTTGATTTCGGTCCCGCGCGGTTCCTCCATCTCGTCGATGATGACGGCAGCGTTGTCTTCGAACTTGACGCGCTGACCGTCGGGACGACGGATGGATTTTCGCTGGCGGACGATGACGGCTTCGAGTACCTGCCGACGCATTTCGGGGGTACCCTTCGTCACCGACACCGTCACCTTGTCGCCGATGCCCGCGAGCGGGTGGCGACTTTTCGTGCCAGAGTAGCCGGAGACGCTGATGACCTTGACTTCTCGTGCGCCGGTGTTGTCGGCACAGTTCAGCAGGGAGCCTTTTTCGAGGCCCTGCGTCACGTCAGCTTTGAGTGCTTCCATCAGTCGTCACCTCCGGCCGCCGTCGTCTCGACGACGACGTGGCTCTTGGTCTTCGAAAGCGGTCTTGTCTCTGCGATACGAACCGTGTCGCCGACTTCCAGTTCCAGGCATTCCGGCGCGTGTGCCGGGACGCGCGACCGACGTTTCATGAATCGGTCGTACTTCGGAACCGGAACGTCGTATTCGCGTTCGACGATCACGGTCTTGTCCATGTCTGTGGAGGCGACTTCACCTTCGAGCGTCTGACCGCGCACGGAAAGCGTTCCGTGGAACGGGCAGTTCTCGTCGGAGCAGGTCTCCTCCGGTTCTTCTACGTTCAGTCCTATCGCCATCGTGATTCACCGTTAGTTTCGGTGCGCAGTGCGGGGCGCGAGAGCAGACGCCCGCCATCCACCGTAACGTAGGCCACGCCCTCGCAAAGACCAGACTGACCGGAGCGGACTCCGGCAGTTTCCGACCCAAGTTTGGACGCAGTCCCCGACTCGTTGGCCGAGTCGGCAGCTTCATCTGTAAGCGCGAACTCGAAGGTTGCGCCCCGCTTTGGCACCTGTCGCACCCGGTCGGCAGACGCGACACTCAACGTGCCCTGCGTCTCCGCGACGACCGTTCCCTCGATTCCGACGAGGGTGTCGTTGGTCGCCGCGACGACGCGGACGGGCAGTCCGTTGAGTTCGTGTCGCGTCAGCGTCTCGGGTGTGAGTGGCATTGTCGTGTGGTTATTCTTCGTCGCTGAGGTCGCCTTCCTCGCGCTGAATCGTCTTGATTCGCGCGATGGTGCGACGCAGTTCGCTGAAGCGACCGGGGTCCTCGGGGGCACCACCGGCGGCCTTGACGGCCTTCGCGTTCAGCAGTTCGTTTTCGAGGTCTTCGAGTTCGGCCTCCCGCTCGGCGGGGGTCATGTCTCGAATCTCTTCGGTGTGCAGGATCGCCATTATTCCTCACTCTCCTCGGACTCGTCGTCCATTTCGTCGAGGAGTTCTTCGGCTTCCTGTTCGACCTCTTCTTCGAGTTCGTCCAGTTCTTCTTCGACCGACGTGTCCGAGTCCTCCTCGGCCGTCTCGGTCTCGTCCTCGATGACTTCCTCGACGACGTCCTCGTCTACCTCTTCGGCACCGGGTTCGGCCGATTCCGCTTCGGCATCTTCCTCGGTACGAAGCTCTTCGAGTTCCTCGTCAGTTGGCTCGTCGAGGAGCTCTTCGAGACCTTCCTCGTTGGCCTCGACGGCCTCCGGGACGAGTTCTTCGGGGCTCGCGCCCTCCTCGATTTCGAAGTCGTCGGGGAGGTTGGCTCCCGGCGGGATGATTTTGACGTCTACGCCGATGGTACCGAGCTTCATCACTGCGACGCCCTGACCGTGGTCAACGATGTCCTCGGCGGGTTCGCCGTTGTGCTTGATGTAGCCGCGGTTGAACTTCTCTACGCGCGAGCGAGCGCCCGTGACCTTGCCGGACAGGACGATCTCCGCGCCCAGCGCGCCCGAATCCATGATTCGGTCGATGGTCGTGTGACCCGCCTTGCGGAAGTACCAGCCACGCTCCAGTGCGTTGGCCAGTCGGTCCGCGACGATGCGGGCGTTCAGGTCCGGCTCGTCCACCTCTTGGACGTCGATTTGCGGGTCTTCGAGGTCGAACCGCTCTTCGAGCTGGGTGGTAATCTTCCGGATGTTCTTCCCGCCCTTGCCGATGACCATGCCGGGTTTCTCGGCCTTGAGCACGATTTGGGTGCCCATCGGCGTCTTGGCGACGTCCATGCCGCCGTAGCCTGCGCGGCCGAGTTCGTCGGCGAAGTACTCGTCTATCTGCGACCGTTGCAGGCCGTCTTCGATGAACTCGTGTTCGTCTGCCATTATTCGTCAACCTCCTTCAGGATGAGTTCGACGTCTACCTCGGGGGTATTCCACGCAGACGCACGACCCATCGCGCGGGGCTTGCGCCCCTGCACTTCGCCGATTTTGTGGGCGGCGACGTGCATGATTTCCATCGATTCGCCGTCGAAGCCCTGCTCGTCTGCGTTGTTGACGACGTTCTCGATGAGGTCGAGGAACGCCTCGCTGGCTTTCTCGGGGTATCGCCCGGCGTCCCAACCGTCGATGTCGCTCCGATGACCGACACCGCTGTTGTGCTGTTTGAACGGGACCGAGCGTTCGCCGTCGATGACCTGTTGCAGGTACGACTGGGCGTCCGCCGCGGTCTTGCCCTTGATTTCGCGGGCGATGGCTTTGCTGTGCTTGTGGCTCATGTGCCGCTCCCGGAGCATACCCTTGGCCGTGGTGTCCGGGTCGGCATCGACGCTGTAGCTGATTCCCATGGTTTACTTGAGTGGCACGAACTTCGAGGACCGGGTCGCACCGATACCGGCCTGCCCGTGTTCAACCGACTTGCGGGTCAGCTGGAACTCGCCGAGGTAGTGGCCGAGCATCTCCGGTTCGACTCGCACGCGCTCGAAGCTCTCGCCGTTGTAGACGGCGAACGTCTTGTCTACGAACTCCGGCAGAATCGGCATGTTGCGCAGGTGCGTTCGAATCGGGTCGTTGGCCGACCCTTCCTCGGTCGCCTCTCGGGCGTCCTCAAGCAGCTTCTCCTGTTCTGTGGAGAGGCCGCGTTCGATGGTTCGCCGCTGTCGTGCGGGAAGCAGTTCCGCGACTTCGTCCAGGCTCATGTCCTGCAGTTCGTCGAGGTCGTAGCCACGGAAGGTGAACTCACCTTCGCGGCCGGTTCGGTATTCGTTTCCGCTCATGGGTTAGTTACCTCCCCGTCCCGTTCGGCGGGACGAGATGTCACCGACCTTCCGGCCCGGCGGGGCGTCCCGCGAGACGGACTTCGGACGGCCGGGGTGCTGGCGGCCACCGCCACCGAACGGGTGGTCCACCGCGTTCATCGCGACGCCACGAACGTTCGGCCACTTCGTGCCGCGCGCTTTCATCTTGTGGTGCTTGTTCCCTGCCTTGACCATCGGCTTCTCCGTTCGACCGCCACCGGCGACGACGCCGATAGTGGCACGGCAGTCCGGCGAGAGTCGCTTGACTTCGCCGCTGGGGAGTTCGACGACCGCAGCATCGCGGTCGTGCGTGATGAGGTTCGCACTGACGCCCGACGCACGGGCGAACTTGCCGCCGTCGCCAGACTGGCGCTCGACGTTGCAGACCGGAACCCCTTCCGGGATTTCGGCCAGCGGCAAGGTGTTACCCTCTTTTATCTCGGCACTGACGCCGAGCTGAATCTCTTCGCCGACCCCGACACCCTCGGCGACGAGGATGAGTCGCTGGTCGCCGTCCTCGAACTCGACGGCGGCGACCGGCGCGCTACGCGCGGGGTCGTGCTCGATATCGACGACCGTCCCGCTGACAGTATCGACGTCTTCGGGTTTCTTGTGCGTGAGGTCCGCCTTGTATCGGTGCGACGGAGCGCGGAACGTCGAGCTACCGCGACCACGTCGCTGTCCTTGAATTCGTCGTCCCATGTGTCAGAACACCCCGATTCTGGACGCGACTTCCTGTGCGTCGTCGTCCTCGGAGAGCGTCACCGTGGCCTTCTTCGTGCCCTTCATCGTGACCTGCGTGTTGATCTTCTCGATGGTGACGTCGTACTGGTTCTCGATTGCGTCTTGAATCTCGGGCTTGTTGGCGTCCAAGTGGACGATGAACTGGAGCTTGTTCTGGAAGTCCATCTCGTTCATCGCTTTCTCGGTCACCCACGGGTACTCGATGATTCCGCTCATCGGTCGCTCACCTCTTCGAGAGCACTCTCGGTCCAGACGGTGAGTCGGCCGGGGTGGGCACCGGGCGCGAGGTCCTCCGCGTTGACCTCTGCGGCGGTCGCCACGTCGGCACCCGCGAGGTTGCGGGCGGCCTTCGAGGGTTCCTCGCTCGTGACGAACAGCACGGACTTCGGCGTCCGGTACTTGCGGCCACGGAGTTTACCCTGCCCGGCGCGGATGGACTTGTTGTCCTCCGCGCGCTGGATGTCGTCAGACACGCCGACTGCTTCGAGGAAGGAGACGACCTCCTTCGTCTTGACGAGGTCCTCGAAGTCGTCGCTCACGACGAGCGGGAGTTCGAGGTCGTCGTCGAAGCGGTGACCGCGGTCTGCGACGAGTTCGGCGTCCGTCGTCGCTGCGATGGCGCTTCGGATCGCCTTCTTTCGCTCTTTCGTGTTGATGTCGAGCGTTCGGTCCTTCTCTTCTTTCGGCGGGTGGGCCTTGCGGCCCCCGACGGCCTGGGGCACTCGTGCCGCCTGACCGTTCGTTCGGGGGACGTGGGCCATGCCCCGGCCGCTGCCGGGCGACTCTGCCGACGTTCGCATGCCAGCGTAGTCGTCAGCGCCGTAGTCCTGCTTACGGTTTGCCTGCGCGGCGAGGACTGCTCGCTTGATGAGGTCCGGCCGGACGGTTTCTGCGAACACGTCCGGCAGGTCCACGGAGCCGTCTTCCTCGCCGTCGAGGTTTCGGATTGTTGCTTGCATGTGTTATCCCTGATTGGATTGGCTACTGACGTAGCGTACCTCGGGGTCGAGGCGTGGTTGGTCGTTCGGTCGAATGGCCGGTCGGAAACGCAGGAGTCGCTTGTCGGGACCGGGGAGCGAACCTTTGACCAGCGAGTACTGGCCGGAGACTTCGCCGTAGTTGACGAAGCCGCCATCGACGTTGATGTCGTCGCCCTCACCGAGGTCGATGAGGCGCTTGTTGAGTTCGGTTCGCTGGTGGTAGCCGGTCTGACCCTGCTGGGGAACGGTCGAGCGCACGCGGGATGGGTTCCACGGGCCAAGGTTGCCGATACGTCGCCGCCAACCCTGACGGGCGTGTTTGCCCTTCCGCTTCTGGACGCCCCATCGCTTGACGGGGCCTTGCGTGCCTTTCCCTTTGGTGACGCCGCTCACGTCCATGTACTCGCCCGCGCGGAACACGTCGTTCATCTCGTGTTCGCCGCCGTCTTCGAGCAGTTCGAGCGCGAAGTCGGCGCGGTCGCCGAGCGACCCACCGCCGACGCGAGTCTCCATCACGTCGGGCTTCTTCTTCGGGACGCTGGCGATGTCGCTCGGGACGGTGTGGGTGACGACGCGGAGGTCCGCGACGTCACCGTTTTCGAGCGCGTCTCGCAGTTCATTCTCCGCCGCGTCGGCATCGTGGTCTTCGGGCACGTCGAGCGTGCGCGAGAGTTCCTCGTGGAACTCCGAACCCCACACTTCCGTCAGCGGCTTCTTCCCGTACGGCGTATCTTCGTAGGCTCGCAGAGCGACAGCTCTCATCGGCGGCGTCTCCACGATGGTGACGGGTACGGACTCCTCCATCCCCTCGCGTGGGGAGTTGGATTCGTCGTTGACCATCACGACGTGGGTCATGCCGGCCTTGTAACCCGCGAAGCCCTGAAGGGACGGATTGCCGTCTCCTTCGGGCCACGAGTTGAAACGCGGGACCTCGCTGGCCGCACGCGTTCGAGGGCCAAACCCTAACGAACCTTTGCGTGGTCTGCTTGCTTGAGGCATCGTATCACTTCTCTTTGAGGTTCAGGCAGGCGAGCGTTGCGAACATCGCTTCTTCAGTTCGCACCACTTGACTGCCTTGATTCGGGATCGCGTTCAGCCAGAGGTCAAACCGGCCGGGTGCGCCGGATTCGACGTTGGATTTCGCGTCCGCCTCGTCCCCCGACTTCTCGCTCGGCCAATCGGCGGCGAGTGAGTCAGTCGGGAGGTCGAGTATCTCCGGCAGCCCGCGTCCGGGAGAGCCGAACACGACGGTCATTCCGTCCTGTCGGGTGCGGCCGACCAGTTCAGTCAGCCGCCCGGTCGTCAACTCGACCCCGTGGCGGGACGTCGCTATGCGAACGCCCGCGTCGTCGCGGTCGAGGGCTGTCGGAAGGTCCGTGCGCGTCACTGTGAACCCCGACTGGGGTTCGTCCACCAGTTTCGCACGGACCGGACTTCGCGAAGAGATCCTGACGGTTACGCGCTTCCCCTCGGCGACCTCCATTTTCGGAGGCACGACGAGCGAAATCGGGTGTTGCAGTCCGCAATTGACCCGAACGCGCCCTTCAGGTCCGACCTCGGTCACGATTCCCTGTCTTAACGACCCCGAACCCTCGGATTCGGAGCCGGTCTGTGAGGGAGCGCGGAGCGGCGGGAGGACGCCCGCGTACTCTAATTCGTCGCGCTTCCCGAATACCTCCTTTCGAAGGTAGGGCGGTGTCGCGGCGTATTCCAACACGGTGCTTACGAATCCGCCTCCCCAGTTCCGTTCGCCGTCGGGGTCTGGAAAGACCCCGAGGCGGTCTGCCCGGAAGACCGTCGCCGCGCGGGCGACGTAGCCGATTTTGCGAGTTGCCTCACGTTTGTCCTCGGCTTCCCGGACGAGGGAAGACGGCACGAGTACGCTGACAGTCATCCCGTGACGCTTCGACGCCCCGTCACTAGACTGTAGCGAATCTTTTCTGCTTGGTCCTTAAAAGGATGTTCTTTCTCGTTCGGTCGTGGGGCGGGTTCTCACGCCCCGAGCGTCGAGAAATCGCGGGTTGAATCGTGTTATGGCTTCCCGAATCTAGGTGGATTCGAAAGTGTTTTTAGTACACCGGCAGTACGTAGGAATGCGTTCGGAAGGACGCAATCGCAAGCCCGCGTCGGTAGTGTAGTGGTATCACGTGACCTTGCCATGGTCACAACCTGGGTTCAAATCCCAGCCGACGCACTTCTCTCGAACTCACCTTCTCGAAGAGCTTCGTCTCTCAGTTACCGGAAAGCAAGCCGACAGCATGTACACGTGCGCGCGCCGCTCGCGTACGCGAAGATGAAAATTAACAGCA
The sequence above is a segment of the Halorussus halophilus genome. Coding sequences within it:
- a CDS encoding 50S ribosomal protein L32e, which translates into the protein MADEPQELEDISGVGASKADALRDAGFESVEDVAAADQDDLADVEGIGNALAARIKADVGGLEVEEDTEAEIEEDETEEAEEEPAEDVETELQPRGLVEKTPDLSENEERLLNERKRVGKPQFNRQDYHKKKRTPTSWRRPRGKLSKQRRGIKGKGPKVEAGFRTPTEVRGKHPSGFEEVYVHNVDDLEGVDGDTEAVRIASKVGSRKRERIEEEAEERDIRVLNPTYVEVEVDQ
- a CDS encoding 50S ribosomal protein L6, whose amino-acid sequence is MARTELQIPDDVSAEVDHLDLTVEGPNGSVTRRLWYPDVSVSVDDGVIVIESDVEDAKTNATIGTFESHISNMFHGVTEGWEYTMEVFYSHFPMQVRAEGDEVVIENFLGEKAARRTNIHGDTDVNVDDETLHLSGPNIEDVGQTAADIEQLTRVSGKDTRVFQDGVYITEKPSTGGA
- a CDS encoding 30S ribosomal protein S4e, whose product is MSNHQKRLSVPKSWPVARKTETFTVKADAGPHGEDGVPLLIVLRDVLGYVQSKKEARYALDEGNVLVNGVEGVSESRPIGMFDILAFTEREEYYRVFPDEGGRLALTPVDADAAGSKLAKIENKTLVEGGQTQLNLHDGQNLVIEDGSEYDTKDSIVVSNDDDEIVAHFPYEEGSLVTAVRGSHAGDIGEVTDIQVTPGSGSNNVVVETDDDTFETVEEYVVVIDENFTGDDE
- a CDS encoding uL15m family ribosomal protein, with the protein product MTDKKRRQRGSRTHGGGSHKNRRGAGHRGGRGRAGRAKHEFHNYEPLGKHGFKRPEKVQDEVLTVDLQKLDEDAALYAADDLAEETDGGYRIDVREIVEDAWDADAVKVLGANQLHNELEIVADAFSASAVEVLEENGGEAVLSERGEEAAEDDEDDSDDEE
- a CDS encoding 50S ribosomal protein L19e codes for the protein MSDLSAQKRLAADVLDVGQNRVWFDPEAQGSIVEAITREDIRELVDEGSIKAKDKKGNSRGRARERQAKRDYGHQTGPGSRRGKAGGRQDKKEQWEKTIRAQRRKLKELRAEGEITSSQYRDLYDKAKGGEFRSVRYLLNYIESNY
- the rpmD gene encoding 50S ribosomal protein L30, giving the protein MKAVVQLRGEVDMAQTTKDTLEMLNIHKVNHCALVPDEDTYRGMITKVNDYTAYGEPSQDVLETLVAKRAEPLEGSENVDDEWVADNTDYDDIADLASALLDEETTLREQGLSPVLRLHPPRGGHDGQKHPVQEGGEIGKHDTEQIDSLLKAMR
- a CDS encoding 30S ribosomal protein S8, which codes for MAGNDPLSNALSGIDNAESVGHLDHTVQPASNEIGSVLEVFYDRGYIDGFEFVDDGKAGEFEVELKGAINDCGAVKPRYSAGADDFEKWEKRFLPARDYGALVVTTSHGVMSHYEARDQGVGGQVIAYVY
- a CDS encoding 30S ribosomal protein S14 is translated as MSESENESEATGEHAAKRTGQFEECQRCGRKQGLVGKYDINLCRQCFREIARSMGFKKYR
- a CDS encoding 50S ribosomal protein L5 yields the protein MSEAEADFHEMREPTIEKVVVHMGVGEGGRELANAEDILESVTGQQSVRTLSKSTKPEFGIRQGDPIGAKVTLRDEDAEEFLQTALSVADVSAKQFDETGNFSFGVEEHTEFPSQEYDPNIGIYGLDVTVNLVRPGYRISKRDKVTRQVPSGHKLNAEDAIAFLEANFDVEVNE
- a CDS encoding 30S ribosomal protein S5, whose protein sequence is MCANHNGWEPQTRLGRKVAEGEIDTMEDALNSGLPLKEPELVDQLLPGIEDEVLDINMVQRMTDSGRRVKFRCVVAIGNRDGYVGYAEGRDDQVGGAIQKAIDIAKLNMISVNRGSGSWEDRSERPHSLARKTEGKAGSVEVELIPAPTGLGLAATDTVRKILELGGVENAWTKSHGNTRTTLNLAKATYNALDNAAQARGPRSQRLDPEEVAD
- a CDS encoding 50S ribosomal protein L18, which codes for MATGPRYTVPMRRRREVRTDYHQRLRLLKSGKPRLVARKSNQHTRAQLVTMAPDGDDTVAAAYSGDLEEYGWEAPTGNLPSAYLTGLLLGQRALDAGYEEAVLDIGLNTATPGSKVFAVQEGAIDAGLEIPHNDSVLADWSRNRGEHIAEYAEQLDESLYSGDFDATELPEHFDEVRENLMED